CGTTAAACACTGACACGGTGTCAGAGCCTGTAAATGACTTAATCAGTGTTTTCCCTACCACATCTTCATTTGGGCAGCCACCCAACCAGGCAAGGTCATCTCTCTCCCACTTTAAAGTATTTGAATATGATTGGTTTCAATTGGATGTGGGTGTAGGTTCTTTGTGATCAGTCTACTGTATATAAAACTAGGGGGAAAACACTGCCCACAAAACTTCTGTGTTTCTTTTGTGKTCAACCATTGAGATTCAAGGAGGCCTGTGTTCCTAACGGTCCATTCTTCTATCTGAATCCTCTGCCTTGCTCTCTGAAGAGGGCACTTGTTCACCACCACCTTGTGTAAGGATTCAAAAGCATGGGATTGGTGAAGGTATGGGCCAATCCCACCATATTTCCTTTCTCTCACCCCTCATCTTTTAATCCATACGGCAGAGTGAAGAGTACACACCGTCTTCAAAGAGAAGGGTAAAGAATTGGATGGCAGCCCTACTCTCTCTTTCCCAGGTCAAAGAGGTTGTTAGTAGCTGCTATGCAGAGATAGAGACTGCCACCTACTGGACTGGTCTGGTCACAGCTGTAAATTCCCTTTGCTAGCATTAGAGAGGCGCTTGTCAAACTACTGAACatacagttttttacaatgaGGCAAAGTGATCAGACTTTCtaaatagaaaaaaaatgtgtacatACATAAAGTTCTCAAATCTCTCCagttaaaaacatttaatcacacaGTTCAAcacagaccacagagagagatgggttggGAAGTAACACTCATCCTTCCAAAGAGGGCCAATCATATTCACAATCAGGTCACCATAATGAATCTATCACTGTCACTCACCGCAGCTGGCAACTATTCATGCACATCAACACTGACAAAAACAAATGGCCAGAttcacactaatacacacacacagaaaattaACAATGAGAAAGGCATTAATGCAAGGGATTTTTTTATAGGACCAAAGACCTTGTCAAGTGGTTAATtaatcaaatcagattttttaGGACAAAATTATAACATTTTAGTTCCTTATATAGGACAGAATGCCTTAAATCTCCACTTGTTCCAAACTAACAGATGACCAATGAGATTACTGATATTATTTGCAGTCAATCAATGGTAACTTAATCTATGCGGAKCAGACTGGGCCATGCTACTGTGTCCTGCTGCCATACAGACATCCCTGGATTGAGATTATCGGCTCTTAGTCACATCCATTCTCCATCTGATAAGACTAGGCCTCATCTCACTGTCCCTCACTCTAAATAAATATCTATAGATCTATCGCTAGCtatatttttgtgcatattggTTACCCATAAAGGAGCAGGAGGAAGCTACCCCCTAGACAGTGATCTAAGGTCAATTGTACATTTCTTCCATCTAATAGGATTGGAGAAGCTGGTTGAAGGATgagctgatcccagatctgtgcttaCTGGGCAACTTCTAACCCGGTTGGAGGTACATATACACCTAGGCCCACATGTGAATATgtacaagcagtgcagcagttaTTCTTCTAGGTATGTCCAGTGGGtgtgcatcatcatcatcatcatctgagcTTGGGGAAGATCCTGATGAAGAGGATCATACTGATGAAAGTGAAGGAGACCAGGATGAGCATCAGCCACAGGGTCCAGTTGACAGACTTCTTGGTGTGCTGCTCCAAGCGCTCCGACTCAACCTTCAGCTTCTCGAAGTTGGTGTCTGCCTGCCGCATAGACTGGGTCAGGGTctgagtgacagaggagagaaacagataaCTATTAGATCAGCTCCTCAGCTGTGGCTGAAGAATAGACTGGGTCAGGGTCAGAGAGACAGGATCCTATGAATATTTCTGCTGTGGCTGACGGATAGACTGGGTCAGGGCAAGAGAGACAAGAGTCCTATGAACTTTCTGCTGTGGCGTGACGGATACGCTGGGTCCGGTCAGAGACAGACACGTCCTATGAATAATTTCTGCTGTGGCTGACGGAAGACTGGGTCCGGGTCAGAGAGACAGAACGCTATGAATATTTCTGCTGTGGCTGAAGGATAGACTGGGTCAGGGTCAGAGAGACAGGATCCTATGAATATTTCTGCTGTGGCTGAAGGATAGACTGGGTCAGGGTCAGAGAGACAGTACTATAATATTTCTGCTGTGGCTGACGGATAGACTGGGTCCGGGTCAGAGAGACAGGAGTCCTATGAATATTTCTGCTGTGGCTGAACGGATAGACTGGGTCCGGGTCGAGAGACAGAATCTATGAATATTTCTGCCTGTGGCTGACGGATAAGACTGGGTCCGGGTCAGAGAGACAGAATCCTATGAAATATTTCTGCTGTGGCTGAGGATAGACTGGTCCGGTAGAGAGACTCGATGAATATCCTGCGTGGTGACGGATAGACTGGTCGGGTCAGAGAGACAAATCTATGAATATTCGCTGGTGGCTGAGGATAGACTGGGTCCGGGTCAGGAGACAGAATCCTATGAATATTTCTGCTGTGGCTGAAGGATAGACTGGGTCCGGGTCAGAGAGGACAGAATCCTATGGAATATTCTGCTGTGGCTGAAGGATAGACTGGGTCCGGGTCAGAGAGACAGGTACTATGAATATTTCTGCTGTGGCTGAAGGATAGACTGGGTCGGGTCAGAGAGACAGGGTACTATGAATATTTCTGCTGTGGCTGAAGGATAGACTGGGTCCAGGGTCGAGGAGACAGGGTACTCTATGAATATTTCTGGCTGTGGCTGAAGGATAGACTGGTCCGGGTCAGAGAGACAGAATCTTGAATATTCTGCTGTGGCTGAAGATAGACGGGTCGGGTCAGAGAGACAGAATCCTATGAATATTTCTGCTGTGGCTGAAGGATAGACTGGGTCGGGGTCAGAGAGACAGATGCTATGAATATTTCTGCTGTGGCTGAAGGCATAGACTGGGGGGTCAGAGAGACAGACCTATGAATATTTCGCTGTGGCTGAAGGATAGACTGGCGTCCGGTCAGAGAGACAGCAATCTATGAATTTTTCTGCTGTGGCTGAAGATGACGTGGTGGTCAGAGAGACAGGTCCTATGAATATGTCTGCTGTGGCTGAAGGATAGACTGGGTCCGGGTCAGAGAGACAGAATCTATGAATATTTTCTGCTGTGGCTGAAGGATAGACTGGTCAGGGTCAGGAGAGACAGGTACTAGAATATTCTGCTGTGGCTGAAGATAGACTGGGTCCCGGTCAGAAGAGACAGAAATCCTATAATATTTCTGCTGTGGCTGAAGGATAGACTGGGTCAGTGTCAACATAGACAACACTTCTTCTGTTAAACTTTAAAGGGCTGTCGCCAAACACTTGCACTTTTCATAAGAGACTTTATTGGCCTTTGAAATGCATATTTTTATCCAAAAATGGATTGACCCTGGAAATGAACCCGCCTTCCATTTAGACTAGGGGAGTTCCAGGCCTCAGCAGCTGTTAAATCATATATCCCATAAGTTGTTCAAACGCTTTAGTTCTGGAATGTTTCTTATGTAATACCGCCACCTTCTGGATGGACACGAAAACCCTTTTCTGTCAAACAGAATAGAAACTTTTGCTGAAATCCAAGGCTCATATAAATGATAAGTAATATGGAAATAGCTTCAACTTATTAGTCTGATAAGTTTGGTGAAATTCTCGCCATATTGGATAGACCTGTCCAATCCTTTGAGATCTACAGGAGTGTTAGGCAggaggtagactagtggttagagcgttggcctagtaaccgaaaggttgcaagatcgaatccccccccagctgacaagataaaaatctgtcgttctgcccctgaacaaggcagttaacccactgttcctaggccgtcattgtaaataagaatttgttcttaaactgatttacctagttaaataaaggtaaaaaWtttttttttttttaagtgttaggCTCTAAAACCCCGGGGGGGAATTATCCTCATTCTTCTAACTCTACAATTGCAGAGAGAGTCTTCCTGTTGTCTGACCTGAGAATGAGGCTAAAGGTGGAATTGTAATTCAGCATAGAAACTGTTCAGCAGAGCTCGTCTTCCTCCACACCTGGTTGTCCTGTTTGATAATGTTCTGGGCCACCAGCGTGTTGTTCTTCAGGTTGCGGGCCAGGTTCAGCATGTCTTCAGCCAACTTCTCCTGTAGGTTGTGGTGGTGCTGCAGCACTGCATCCAGCTCAGCTGCTGACTGCCTTTCATCCAGCACCAAACCCCTGCAGGGCAGAGGGACTGCttttattgattgatttgattgtgggTATATAAAACAGACAAATGCGAAATCGTACAT
This window of the Salvelinus sp. IW2-2015 linkage group LG16, ASM291031v2, whole genome shotgun sequence genome carries:
- the use1 gene encoding vesicle transport protein USE1 isoform X3, translating into MKISKPTVEVMTDYTRKVDFLKGLLEAEKLSGTEKALANQFLAPGRTPTIANERMPVSKTVHMQTKARCTGEMRNELLGTGLSNKGNLETDLRNRRGLVLDERQSAAELDAVLQHHHNLQEKLAEDMLNLARNLKNNTLVAQNIIKQDNQTLTQSMRQADTNFEKLKVESERLEQHTKKSVNWTLWLMLILVSFTFISMILFIRIFPKLR